The following are encoded together in the Macrobrachium rosenbergii isolate ZJJX-2024 chromosome 21, ASM4041242v1, whole genome shotgun sequence genome:
- the LOC136849999 gene encoding diacylglycerol kinase kappa-like, which yields MNNSQEPPEYSVQWPSPSMQISNPSPVPGPAPVPVPRHPIDLPPGDSKIDSQSLPVPLECTEQYQAPSVLNGEQSPNPIPVPDPALVPVPEHAPDLHSRDPSSDPFSLPVLAMLPVPVREMDSSPFERSQFGSLLFARLGYATSAKPVKNTPAPVIKEANLGDAKLSSSDLVRPVPLAKENHQPKAGPRKKIIGVDGSRSPKERH from the exons ATGAATAATTCTCAAGAGCCTCCTGAGTACTCTGTACAGTGGCCATCTCCTTCCATGCAGATTTCAAATCCCAGTCCTGTGCCAGgtcctgccccagtgccagtgccaaggcacccaatcgatctccctcctggagattcCAAAATTGactctcaatctctgccagtgccacttgagtgcactgagcaaTACCAAGCTCCATCTGTCCTGAACGGCGAGCAATCGCCAAATCCTATACcggtgcctgaccctgccttagtgccagtgccagagcacgccccagaTCTCCATTCGAGAGATCCCAGTTCGGATCCCTTCTCTTTGCCCGTCTTGGCTAtgctaccagtgccagtaagagagatggattcttctCCATTCGAGAGATCCCAGTTCGGATCCCTTCTCTTTGCCCGTCTTGGCTAtgctaccagtgcca AGCCTGTAAAGAATACCCCTGCTCCGGTCATCAAAGAAGCCAACCTGGGTGATGCTAAGTTGTCCTCCTCAGACTTGGTTCGACCGGTTCCCCTAGCCAAGgaaaaccatcaacctaaagcAGGTCCACGGAAGAAAATCATTGGTGTAGATGGCTCCAGATCACCAAAAGAGAGACActga